The following proteins are encoded in a genomic region of Tenacibaculum sp. 190524A05c:
- a CDS encoding alpha-ketoglutarate-dependent dioxygenase AlkB family protein, whose product MDLFTQFDEKNNLLPEGGEVNYYGSVFPRKEADSLYDYLLNEIEWKNDQAIIFGKKITTKRKVAWYAEEAFEYSYSNITKVALKFTDELLKIKSFVESKTNETYNSCLLNLYHDGSEGMAWHSDGEKDLKKNGAIASVTFGAERKFAFKNKRTKEVVSLVLQHGSLLVMKGETQTNWLHRLPPTKKIHRPRINLTFRTIVS is encoded by the coding sequence ATGGATTTATTTACTCAATTTGATGAAAAAAATAATCTTCTACCAGAAGGAGGAGAGGTAAACTATTATGGATCTGTATTTCCTAGAAAAGAGGCTGATAGTTTATATGATTATTTACTAAATGAGATAGAGTGGAAGAATGACCAAGCAATTATTTTCGGAAAAAAAATAACGACAAAAAGAAAGGTTGCTTGGTACGCAGAAGAAGCTTTTGAATACTCGTATTCAAATATCACTAAAGTTGCCTTAAAGTTTACAGATGAGCTTTTAAAAATAAAGTCTTTTGTTGAAAGTAAAACCAATGAGACATATAATTCATGTTTGTTGAATTTATATCATGATGGTTCCGAGGGAATGGCTTGGCATAGTGATGGAGAAAAAGATTTGAAAAAGAATGGAGCCATCGCTTCTGTTACTTTTGGTGCTGAACGTAAATTTGCCTTTAAAAATAAACGAACCAAGGAAGTAGTTTCATTAGTACTTCAACATGGTTCGTTATTAGTTATGAAAGGAGAAACGCAAACCAATTGGTTACATCGATTACCTCCCACAAAAAAGATTCATCGCCCTAGAATTAATTTAACCTTCAGGACAATTGTTTCTTAA